In Xenopus laevis strain J_2021 chromosome 2S, Xenopus_laevis_v10.1, whole genome shotgun sequence, a genomic segment contains:
- the LOC108709109 gene encoding uromodulin, with the protein MNKLLTTPSKEWKRDSNRFGLHRLLYPRSSYCFLQDLTPETMKGQLLFLLTLFGISSRSVSADCSNCASDQNCDATANSCICNKTLYNTIGSPPTPVIQCSNTMSLSMPKCQLEKDRYNSTSLHLKDSACHLHDQTVDNIAQMVYNWTLKNGECGNSIIVNSSHVTYVNQLFVYAQNSIITSRNNATVNFSCSYPLNMSTSLNFPLKTVFGSAEISIPGGEGKLNIIMSVYTDSAFSQHVTADTELTVDQPVYVSVWMPSLQSFSVKVTNMYATETSDSSVGTKVYLLQNGCKPDGVGADIMSTLQNGNNTESRFIMNVFKFTTTSSVYLFADVTICDGTCIPACSSRSGVVDRAAETQTLSVYLESRDIFSGATTAFSCFSSLWIMNSILFSVLLSKLM; encoded by the exons ATGAACAAGCTTCTTACAACACCTAGCAAAGAGTGGAAACGTGACAGCAATCGTTTCGGTCTTCACAGACTTTTATATCCAAGATCATCTTATTG TTTCCTACAAGACCTCACACCTGAGACAATGAAGGGCCAACTGCTGTTTCTTCTCACGCTGTTTGGTATTTCTAGTCGTTCAGTCTCTGCTGACTGTTCAAATTGTGCCAGTGACCAgaactgtgatgccactgccaacaGCTGTATCTGCAATAAAACTCTGTACAACACAATAG GGAGCCCACCAACCCCTGTCATTCAGTGCAGCAATACCATGAGTTTGTCCATGCCAAAATGCCAACTGGAAAAAGACAGATACAACTCAACCAGTTTACATCTGAAGGATTCAGCCTGCCACTTGCATGATCAAACTGTTGATAATATTGCTCAAATGGTTTATAACTGGACACTAAAGAATGGAGAGTGTGGCAACAGTATAATT GTAAATTCTTCTCATGTAACTTATGTCAATCAACTGTTTGTCTATGCCCAAAACTCTATAATCACCAGCAGAAATAATGCTACTGTAAATTTCTCATGCTCTTATCCACTAAACATGAGTACTTCACTTAATTTTCCTCTAAAGACAGTATTTGG ATCGGCAGAGATCTCAATTCCTGGTGGAGAAGGAAAATTGAACATAATTATGTCAGTTTATACAGATTCAGCATTCTCCCAACATGTAACTGCCGACACTGAGTTGACTGTGGACCAGCCTGTGTATGTCTCAGTGTGGATGCCAAGTTTGCAGTCTTTCTCTGTTAAAGTCACCAATATGTATGCCACAGAAACATCAGATTCCTCTGTGGGAACAAAAGTATATCTACTTCAGAATGG GTGTAAACCTGATGGCGTTGGAGCTGATATAATGAGCACATTACAGAATGGAAATAACACAGAATCACGATTTATAATGAATGTTTTCAAGTTTACTACTACATCTAGCGTGTATCTGTTTGCAGATGTTACAATCTGTGATGGAACTTGCATACCG GCCTGTAGTTCCCGCTCAGGTGTTGTTGACAGAGCAGCAGAAACACAGACTCTCAGTGTGTATCTGGAATCAC gtgaCATATTCTCTGGTGCTACAACTGCATTTAGCT gtttCTCTTCACTTTGGATTATGAACTCAATTTTGTTCTCCGTTCTTCTCAGTAAACTCATGTAG